One segment of Curtobacterium sp. MR_MD2014 DNA contains the following:
- a CDS encoding competence protein CoiA family protein, translating into MPDFTTVDRSRAGRRDGYRHLATSVDHGAERMHHVLAKGLLARWARWAVPGATGIEEHPSNDARERIADVMVRLPGGAQFALEVQYSALSVEAWRERHESYRRDGIIDVWLFGHAGAQSRWRDGVMYLNATQREIAASGAPVLWINPLTEEVAYATSTAWSSGRATIIPLEEGPLRVVPLTQWRLLEDGMFTRELVELRDTTVAHLAREAAASVARAADEAARQALREQIVVARERDHEAWLASSERAAAMAAVGGVANVARRRGPGRFAGLGRALALVPLVGGDPANREG; encoded by the coding sequence ATGCCGGACTTCACCACGGTCGACCGGAGCAGGGCGGGTCGGCGGGATGGGTACCGACACCTGGCAACGAGTGTCGATCACGGCGCGGAGCGGATGCACCACGTGCTCGCGAAGGGGCTCCTGGCCCGGTGGGCCCGATGGGCGGTGCCCGGGGCCACCGGTATCGAGGAACACCCGTCGAATGATGCCCGCGAGCGGATCGCTGACGTCATGGTAAGACTGCCCGGTGGGGCGCAGTTCGCGCTCGAGGTGCAGTACTCCGCGCTCAGCGTTGAGGCGTGGCGAGAACGGCACGAGTCCTACCGGCGCGACGGCATCATCGATGTGTGGCTCTTCGGCCACGCCGGCGCACAGTCACGGTGGCGAGACGGGGTGATGTACCTCAACGCTACCCAGCGGGAGATCGCGGCGTCAGGGGCACCGGTGCTTTGGATCAACCCGCTCACGGAGGAGGTCGCGTACGCGACGAGCACGGCGTGGTCGAGCGGGCGCGCGACGATCATTCCGCTGGAGGAGGGTCCGCTTCGCGTCGTGCCGCTGACGCAGTGGCGACTCCTTGAGGACGGGATGTTCACGCGGGAGCTCGTCGAACTCAGGGACACCACCGTTGCGCACCTGGCCCGTGAGGCAGCGGCCTCTGTCGCGCGGGCCGCCGACGAGGCCGCTCGACAGGCGTTGCGAGAGCAGATCGTCGTGGCACGGGAGCGCGATCACGAAGCGTGGTTGGCGAGCAGCGAGCGGGCTGCCGCGATGGCCGCGGTGGGGGGAGTGGCCAACGTGGCTCGCCGGCGAGGACCCGGTCGGTTCGCGGGTCTCGGGCGAGCGCTGGCGCTGGTTCCTCTGGTCGGAGGTGATCCGGCCAATCGCGAAGGATGA